In Ectothiorhodospira sp. BSL-9, a single window of DNA contains:
- a CDS encoding type II toxin-antitoxin system HicA family toxin: MKRKHQKTLEAIFARPTSANIQWRDIEALFGELGAEVSEREGSRVAVVLFGEVRIFHRPHPSPNTDKGAVASIRKWLKQHRVSP, translated from the coding sequence ATGAAACGGAAGCACCAGAAAACCCTGGAGGCTATTTTCGCCCGCCCAACGAGCGCCAATATCCAGTGGCGTGATATTGAAGCATTATTTGGCGAGCTTGGTGCCGAGGTGAGTGAGCGAGAGGGTAGCCGGGTTGCGGTGGTTCTGTTTGGAGAGGTTCGAATATTTCATCGTCCTCATCCAAGCCCGAATACTGACAAAGGAGCTGTTGCCAGCATTCGCAAATGGTTAAAGCAGCACAGGGTATCGCCATGA
- a CDS encoding cation diffusion facilitator family transporter: MKHFFSRENTSLVVSAVAAGLFALAGVAWGLWMGSLMILFDGAYSLISLLLSLLALYVARLIRQPGNRRFPFGYAALQPLVIAVKGMTITLLCVISLAAAVNSILAGGDSLQFGLAVVFTFISVIGCALCMLYLRWSMGVNSSGLVAAEYQQWRMDTALSAAVLAGFIGAWGLEYAGQGHWAVYADPVMVLLVSAYFLWVPVRMTLNAVRELVLAAPPAHMERRVTAAVSAMGLSLEQVRMTKMGPYLVLEVSLPAEERRSPEVIRFGLYRALTGVAARPVVLVRAASDHDHMWPSLDVPGRR; this comes from the coding sequence ATGAAGCATTTCTTTTCGCGGGAAAATACGTCGCTCGTCGTGTCTGCCGTGGCTGCCGGGTTGTTCGCGCTGGCCGGGGTGGCCTGGGGGCTGTGGATGGGGTCACTGATGATCCTGTTCGACGGTGCCTATTCACTGATCAGCCTCTTGCTCTCACTGCTGGCCCTGTACGTGGCACGCCTGATACGGCAGCCCGGCAACCGTCGCTTCCCCTTTGGCTATGCCGCGCTGCAACCGTTGGTCATTGCCGTCAAGGGCATGACCATCACCCTGCTGTGCGTCATCTCCCTGGCTGCGGCAGTGAACTCCATTTTGGCCGGTGGCGACTCGCTTCAGTTCGGGCTGGCCGTGGTGTTCACCTTCATCAGCGTGATCGGCTGTGCTCTTTGCATGCTGTATCTGCGCTGGTCCATGGGTGTGAACAGTTCGGGTCTGGTGGCGGCGGAGTATCAGCAATGGCGCATGGATACGGCGCTGAGTGCGGCCGTGCTGGCCGGTTTCATCGGCGCATGGGGCCTGGAGTATGCAGGCCAGGGTCATTGGGCCGTGTATGCCGACCCGGTGATGGTGCTGCTGGTCTCCGCTTACTTTCTGTGGGTGCCGGTGCGGATGACCTTGAATGCGGTGCGCGAACTGGTGCTGGCGGCGCCGCCCGCCCACATGGAGCGTCGGGTCACGGCCGCGGTAAGCGCCATGGGCCTATCCCTGGAGCAGGTACGCATGACCAAGATGGGCCCGTATCTGGTTCTGGAGGTGTCGCTGCCAGCGGAGGAGCGGCGGTCGCCGGAGGTGATTCGCTTCGGCCTGTATCGGGCCCTCACGGGTGTGGCTGCGCGGCCCGTGGTGCTGGTGCGCGCCGCCTCGGATCACGACCACATGTGGCCGTCGCTGGATGTGCCGGGGCGGCGCTGA
- a CDS encoding PD-(D/E)XK motif protein gives MLFESYAKLVNNFPDGCDQLFGQALTEDNAFWLSVDGDACPSLLFSARREDVRSDIELRSVSVCFSRDCVVEAAKGEATMGIYTVVRLNENDPDIVRMLLRLLEETFRTRKTPYTNKEIAVRILELADLFKQIGDSTGDIVGLWGELYVLSRASNLQTAVQCWCLNKNAKYDYVTDGFALEAKTTVRSRRKHRFSLDQLRPNGEFRVYVASLAVVELNSGHTAADLMDEMYGKIGDDDLRARFFAQCLVKGGRDIYRNTLKLGVFPDGTSLMVLDASTIPVPEVAQASLIENVRFDVDLTDLSPVSRRELDTVLAFGRA, from the coding sequence GTGCTGTTCGAATCCTACGCAAAGCTGGTGAACAACTTTCCTGACGGCTGCGACCAGTTATTCGGGCAAGCGTTGACGGAGGATAATGCATTCTGGCTCTCAGTAGACGGTGATGCCTGTCCCTCATTGCTGTTTTCTGCACGGCGCGAGGATGTCCGGAGCGATATCGAATTGCGATCCGTCTCGGTTTGCTTTTCGCGGGATTGCGTTGTTGAAGCCGCCAAGGGCGAAGCGACGATGGGCATCTACACGGTCGTGCGCCTGAACGAGAACGACCCGGATATCGTGCGGATGTTGCTCCGGCTTCTGGAAGAGACGTTCCGGACGCGCAAGACCCCTTACACCAACAAGGAAATCGCGGTCCGCATCCTGGAACTGGCCGACCTCTTTAAGCAGATCGGCGATTCCACAGGGGACATAGTTGGCCTGTGGGGCGAACTTTATGTCCTGTCGCGCGCAAGCAACCTTCAAACGGCTGTCCAATGCTGGTGCCTCAATAAGAACGCCAAGTACGACTATGTGACCGACGGCTTCGCCCTTGAGGCCAAAACGACGGTACGATCCCGGCGAAAGCACCGGTTCTCTCTCGATCAGCTTCGCCCCAACGGCGAGTTCCGCGTCTATGTCGCCTCACTAGCCGTCGTTGAACTCAATTCTGGCCACACGGCAGCCGACCTCATGGATGAGATGTATGGCAAAATCGGCGACGATGATCTGCGCGCGCGGTTCTTTGCGCAGTGCCTGGTCAAGGGCGGGCGCGATATCTACCGGAACACGCTCAAGCTGGGTGTGTTTCCCGATGGAACGTCGCTGATGGTCTTGGATGCTTCAACAATTCCCGTCCCCGAAGTCGCTCAGGCATCGCTCATCGAAAATGTGCGGTTTGATGTCGATCTGACCGACCTTAGCCCTGTCTCCCGCCGTGAGTTGGATACTGTGCTGGCATTCGGGAGGGCATAA
- a CDS encoding EAL and HDOD domain-containing protein produces the protein MPALNDQEKARTIQVGRQAIFDRDLNVFAYELLYRDAQGDCRITDVDHASSMTLLNAFMEMGLDRLAGPHKAFINLTRHFFVDMPPVPFDRERVVLEILEDVEVDDALLAGVANMREQGFELALDDYAFQPPLKPLLSEVNYIKVEINPDTLPLLPRALPGLRAGGARLLAEKVETREQFEQLKEMGFDYFQGYFFARPVMIQSRRVEENASMVIRLIARLNDPNVPMDEVVSLVSRDPALSYKVLRYVNSSAVGLRTRVHSIHHAVVLMGLQRIRAWATLFVMSGLESRPSEIINLGLLRANLCEHLCRLIGRGTPETAYTVGLLSILDAMIGLSFELFMDELPLADEIKQAITKHEGLYGHLLKDAVALENNRLANAVCGEIDPHDIVEAFAASSDAAFHTLALMEKPSRRTGHPG, from the coding sequence ATGCCAGCCCTCAACGATCAGGAAAAGGCCCGCACCATCCAGGTGGGGCGTCAGGCCATATTTGACCGCGACCTCAACGTGTTCGCTTACGAGCTCCTCTACCGGGATGCCCAAGGGGACTGCCGCATCACCGATGTGGACCACGCCTCATCCATGACGCTGCTGAACGCCTTCATGGAGATGGGTCTGGATCGCCTGGCAGGCCCACACAAGGCCTTCATCAACCTCACCCGACATTTCTTTGTGGACATGCCACCGGTCCCCTTCGACCGCGAACGGGTGGTGCTGGAGATTCTGGAAGATGTGGAGGTGGACGATGCCTTGCTGGCCGGTGTGGCCAACATGCGTGAGCAGGGCTTCGAACTGGCACTGGACGATTACGCCTTCCAGCCGCCACTCAAGCCCCTGCTCTCCGAGGTGAATTACATCAAGGTGGAGATCAACCCCGACACCCTCCCCCTACTGCCCAGGGCACTGCCCGGCCTGCGCGCTGGCGGTGCCCGATTGCTGGCCGAAAAAGTGGAAACCAGGGAACAGTTCGAGCAACTCAAGGAAATGGGTTTCGACTATTTCCAGGGCTATTTCTTCGCCCGTCCGGTGATGATTCAGTCCCGCCGGGTAGAGGAAAATGCATCCATGGTCATACGGCTGATTGCCCGTTTGAATGACCCGAATGTACCCATGGACGAAGTGGTGAGCCTGGTCTCCCGCGACCCCGCGCTCAGCTACAAGGTCTTGCGCTACGTCAACTCCAGCGCGGTGGGCCTGCGTACCCGCGTGCACTCGATACATCATGCGGTGGTCTTGATGGGTCTGCAACGCATCAGGGCGTGGGCGACCCTGTTTGTCATGTCCGGACTGGAGAGCCGCCCCAGTGAAATCATCAACCTGGGCTTACTGCGCGCCAACCTGTGCGAGCACCTGTGCAGACTCATTGGTCGGGGAACCCCGGAGACTGCCTATACCGTGGGGTTGCTCTCAATCCTGGATGCGATGATTGGCCTGTCCTTTGAACTTTTCATGGATGAACTCCCTTTGGCCGATGAAATCAAGCAGGCCATCACCAAGCATGAAGGACTTTACGGCCACCTCCTGAAGGATGCAGTGGCCCTGGAAAACAATCGGCTGGCCAATGCGGTGTGCGGCGAGATTGATCCCCACGATATCGTCGAAGCCTTCGCCGCCAGCTCCGACGCCGCTTTCCACACCCTGGCATTGATGGAAAAACCATCCCGCCGCACCGGCCATCCGGGATGA
- the ggt gene encoding gamma-glutamyltransferase, producing the protein MSRLIRSLVFLVCLIFAGSLMAGTPPHGVATPHPLATEVAVEVLARGGNAFDAAVAVGAVLAVVEPYGSGLGGGGFWLLHEAATGRQMMVDARERAPLAAHADMFLDDAGEVDRDRVMNGPLAAAIPGTPDALDHIAREYGALPLAELLEPAVRLARDGFPVDPVYERLTSFRRDTLREWPESAAVFLDDGQVPGEGFVIRQPDLARTLEQLAESGRDGFYQGPIAEQLIQAVGGAGGIWTEEDLVSYQVVEREPITFNYRGMRVVSAPPPSSGGIALAQALQVLERFDLGVMDEADRLHHGVEAMRLAYHDRARYLGDGDFVEVPVERLMDPRYAAGLAATVHPGRARPSDQLPGPAGLRGGQDTTHFSIIDAQGNRVSATLSLNYPFGSGFMPAGTGVVLNNHMDDFTAAPGTPNAYGLIQSSANRIEPGKRMLSSMSPTFLEMDDRVAVLGTPGGSRIITMVLLSALEFHAGGRADRLVASPRHHHQYLPDHIEYEPDAFSDELKAQLEAYGHALEARSRPWGNLQAVVVEADGRFEAAADPRGVGNHSAAGFLHPGE; encoded by the coding sequence ATGTCCCGTTTGATCCGATCCCTTGTCTTCCTGGTCTGCCTGATCTTTGCCGGTTCGTTGATGGCCGGGACGCCGCCCCATGGCGTGGCTACGCCCCATCCTCTGGCCACCGAGGTGGCCGTGGAGGTGCTTGCCCGGGGTGGCAATGCCTTCGATGCCGCCGTGGCGGTGGGTGCGGTGCTGGCGGTGGTGGAGCCTTATGGGTCCGGTCTGGGCGGGGGGGGCTTCTGGCTTTTGCATGAGGCCGCCACCGGGCGGCAGATGATGGTGGATGCACGGGAGCGGGCGCCGCTGGCCGCCCATGCAGACATGTTTCTGGATGATGCCGGCGAGGTGGACAGGGATCGGGTCATGAATGGTCCCCTGGCCGCCGCCATTCCCGGTACGCCCGACGCCCTGGATCACATCGCCCGGGAATATGGGGCGCTGCCCCTGGCGGAGCTGCTGGAGCCGGCCGTTCGCCTGGCTCGGGATGGGTTCCCGGTGGACCCGGTCTATGAGCGGTTGACCTCCTTCCGGCGGGACACCTTGCGGGAGTGGCCTGAGTCGGCAGCGGTGTTTCTGGATGATGGCCAGGTGCCCGGGGAGGGTTTCGTGATCCGTCAGCCGGATCTGGCCCGGACCCTGGAGCAACTGGCGGAGTCGGGGCGGGATGGGTTTTACCAGGGTCCGATCGCCGAGCAACTCATCCAGGCCGTGGGCGGGGCCGGGGGGATCTGGACCGAAGAGGATCTGGTGAGCTATCAGGTGGTGGAGCGCGAACCCATCACCTTCAATTATCGGGGCATGCGTGTGGTGTCGGCGCCGCCGCCGTCCTCGGGCGGCATCGCCCTGGCCCAGGCCCTGCAGGTGCTGGAACGCTTCGATCTTGGGGTCATGGACGAGGCGGATCGGTTGCATCACGGGGTTGAGGCAATGCGGCTGGCCTACCATGACCGCGCCCGGTATCTGGGGGATGGCGACTTTGTGGAGGTGCCCGTGGAGCGCCTCATGGATCCGCGTTACGCGGCCGGGTTGGCCGCCACGGTGCACCCGGGCCGGGCCCGGCCTAGCGATCAGCTCCCGGGCCCGGCGGGTCTGCGGGGAGGGCAGGACACCACCCATTTCTCCATCATCGATGCGCAGGGCAACCGGGTGTCGGCCACCCTGTCGCTGAACTATCCCTTTGGCTCGGGGTTCATGCCTGCCGGGACGGGGGTGGTCCTGAACAATCACATGGATGATTTCACCGCCGCGCCGGGCACGCCCAATGCCTACGGCCTGATCCAGTCGTCGGCCAATCGCATTGAGCCGGGCAAGCGCATGCTGTCGAGCATGTCACCCACATTCCTGGAGATGGATGATCGGGTGGCCGTGCTGGGCACGCCCGGTGGGAGTCGCATCATCACCATGGTGCTGTTGTCGGCCCTGGAGTTTCATGCCGGTGGTCGTGCCGATCGCCTGGTGGCGTCGCCCCGTCATCACCATCAGTATTTGCCGGATCACATCGAGTATGAACCGGATGCCTTCAGCGATGAGCTCAAGGCGCAACTGGAGGCGTATGGGCATGCCCTGGAGGCCCGTTCTCGTCCCTGGGGCAATCTGCAGGCGGTGGTGGTGGAGGCAGATGGCCGTTTCGAGGCGGCCGCTGACCCCCGGGGCGTGGGCAACCACTCAGCAGCAGGCTTCCTCCACCCAGGTGAGTAG
- the cowN gene encoding N(2)-fixation sustaining protein CowN encodes MTRPNLHPDAANARYISFKDLDCDGNARLVMNLIEEFTADPAQKSPFWDYFLGKRNPKSGPKPDDLFLIHANINQIRELFEECGDDEAQDLLTWVEEACC; translated from the coding sequence GTGACCCGCCCCAACCTACACCCCGACGCCGCCAACGCCCGCTACATCAGCTTCAAGGACCTGGACTGCGACGGCAATGCTCGCCTGGTCATGAACCTGATCGAGGAGTTCACCGCCGATCCGGCCCAGAAATCCCCCTTCTGGGACTACTTCCTGGGCAAGCGCAATCCCAAGTCAGGCCCCAAACCCGACGACCTGTTCCTGATCCACGCCAACATCAACCAGATCCGCGAACTGTTCGAAGAATGCGGCGACGACGAGGCCCAGGACCTACTCACCTGGGTGGAGGAAGCCTGCTGCTGA
- a CDS encoding CopG family ribbon-helix-helix protein, with amino-acid sequence MGVTTVRLQAEVEQDLEAVAHRLQRSKGWVINQALSEYIEKQQREQQRWEQTLEAMESAALGKVVDASEVHQWLESWGTDNERDAPGSAE; translated from the coding sequence ATGGGCGTTACCACAGTCCGTCTTCAGGCGGAGGTTGAGCAGGATCTGGAAGCGGTCGCGCACAGACTCCAGCGGAGCAAGGGTTGGGTGATCAATCAGGCGTTGTCTGAATACATCGAAAAGCAACAACGTGAGCAGCAGCGCTGGGAGCAGACCCTGGAAGCGATGGAATCTGCCGCTCTTGGGAAGGTGGTCGATGCCAGCGAAGTCCATCAATGGCTCGAAAGCTGGGGGACTGACAACGAGCGGGATGCACCGGGATCAGCCGAGTGA
- a CDS encoding type II toxin-antitoxin system RelE/ParE family toxin codes for MRLVYTDEAIADLERLRAFIDVHNPSAANRIAAELVEKIQLLKDFPGMGAPVGMAPMPDTVRDMVFGRYVVRYSTHPSGIIILRIWHGTAFPPRSPRCPV; via the coding sequence GTGAGGCTGGTTTACACGGACGAGGCGATTGCCGATCTGGAGCGGCTCAGAGCATTCATCGATGTGCACAATCCCTCTGCAGCCAACCGGATCGCGGCGGAGTTGGTAGAGAAAATTCAGCTGCTGAAGGATTTTCCCGGCATGGGGGCACCTGTCGGGATGGCACCGATGCCTGATACCGTTCGTGACATGGTCTTTGGCAGGTACGTTGTCCGCTATTCGACGCACCCCAGTGGCATCATTATTTTGCGGATCTGGCATGGTACCGCATTCCCACCAAGGAGCCCACGATGTCCCGTTTGA
- a CDS encoding type II toxin-antitoxin system HicB family antitoxin encodes MNTMTLEGYHAKIEYDAELDTFRGEILGLNGGADFYGCNPKELRTEFRKSLHAFLEVCKEKGIEPRRHYSGKFNLRIPPDLHEQLVIAAQVKGTSVNKLAQEALQKEITNAG; translated from the coding sequence ATGAACACGATGACGTTAGAAGGCTATCACGCCAAAATTGAGTACGACGCTGAACTGGACACATTCCGGGGTGAAATCCTGGGGCTGAATGGCGGCGCTGATTTCTACGGTTGTAACCCAAAGGAGTTGAGGACGGAGTTCAGGAAGTCTTTGCACGCCTTCCTTGAGGTCTGCAAAGAGAAAGGCATCGAACCCCGCCGCCACTACTCTGGTAAGTTCAACCTCAGGATCCCGCCTGACCTGCACGAGCAGCTAGTGATTGCAGCGCAAGTGAAAGGCACAAGTGTGAATAAGCTAGCGCAAGAAGCATTGCAGAAAGAGATTACAAATGCCGGCTAA
- a CDS encoding LysR family transcriptional regulator, whose protein sequence is MRIAQIKSFLAIVDTGSVAAAARALGQSRTTVSTSLSALEDELGVTLFQRSGNRLELSPVGGAIVTDCRRLQQVADQIQSRCLHHLTGAESQLRIARDDSLPESVWRDLLRRMKTQFPQTSVSVYLAAPQELPRLVERQAVDVAYGLLPQSMSLGYHHLREIADVRMHTVAASEHPLARLPRVTQDDLVLHTQITLAYLGDSNLRAASPETANYLAFTQFEIMRDVVMEETGWGDLPLPLIAEHLASGRLRVIRHPEATWWMTFSALEADQAHGRPVVTWLGNALETWFTEQGDC, encoded by the coding sequence ATGCGCATTGCACAGATCAAAAGTTTTCTCGCCATCGTCGACACAGGCTCGGTCGCCGCGGCAGCGCGCGCCCTGGGGCAGAGCCGGACCACCGTGAGCACCAGCCTCTCGGCCCTGGAGGACGAACTGGGGGTGACCCTGTTCCAGCGCTCCGGCAACCGGCTGGAACTCTCTCCGGTCGGCGGCGCCATTGTCACCGACTGTCGACGCCTGCAGCAGGTGGCCGACCAGATCCAGTCCCGCTGCCTGCACCATCTCACCGGGGCCGAATCACAACTGCGGATCGCCCGGGATGACAGCCTGCCGGAATCCGTCTGGCGGGATCTGCTGCGGCGCATGAAAACGCAATTCCCGCAAACCAGCGTCTCCGTGTACTTGGCAGCGCCCCAGGAACTCCCCCGGCTCGTGGAACGCCAGGCCGTCGATGTGGCCTACGGGCTCCTGCCTCAGTCCATGAGCCTGGGCTACCACCACCTGCGGGAAATCGCCGACGTGCGCATGCACACCGTGGCCGCCTCGGAACACCCGCTGGCACGGCTGCCGCGTGTCACCCAGGACGATCTCGTGCTGCACACCCAGATCACCCTCGCCTACCTGGGCGACAGCAACCTGCGGGCCGCGTCCCCCGAGACGGCGAACTACCTGGCGTTCACCCAGTTCGAAATCATGCGGGATGTGGTCATGGAAGAAACCGGCTGGGGTGACCTGCCCCTCCCCCTGATCGCCGAGCATCTGGCCAGTGGAAGGTTGCGCGTCATCCGCCACCCGGAAGCCACCTGGTGGATGACATTCAGCGCGCTGGAGGCGGACCAAGCCCACGGACGCCCGGTGGTCACCTGGCTCGGCAACGCCCTGGAGACATGGTTTACCGAGCAGGGCGACTGTTGA
- a CDS encoding group II intron maturase-specific domain-containing protein, whose protein sequence is MAAPSHPYQLRWSERAHQDFRHRLRKLTSRSWGVSMDYRLQTLTEYVRGWMGYFGISDYYRPIPELDHWLRRQGLTSIRDQWMKAHGYASA, encoded by the coding sequence ATGGCAGCGCCCAGCCATCCATACCAGCTGCGATGGTCCGAGCGCGCCCACCAGGACTTCCGTCACCGGCTGCGAAAGCTCACCAGCAGAAGCTGGGGCGTGTCCATGGACTACCGGCTCCAGACGCTGACTGAATATGTCCGTGGTTGGATGGGCTACTTCGGCATCTCGGACTACTATCGGCCCATTCCCGAGCTGGATCACTGGCTGCGACGCCAGGGCTTGACCAGCATCCGCGATCAATGGATGAAAGCGCATGGTTATGCCTCGGCCTGA
- a CDS encoding valine--tRNA ligase translates to MDKTYDPRAIEQTVYQEWETHGWFAARGEGDPYCIMLPPPNVTGTLHMGHAFQDTLMDTLIRYHRMCGDNTLWQGGTDHAGIATQMVVERQLAREGQSRHDLGRDAFLDKVWQWREHSGHQIQQQMRRLGTSIDWSRERFTMDDGLSEAVGEVFVRLYDEGLIYRGKRLVNWDPVLHTAVSDLEVLSEEEQGKLWHMRYPLADGSGHLVVATTRPETMLGDTAVAVNPDDERYQHLIGKEVELPLTGRRIPVIADDYVDPEFGSGCVKITPAHDFNDYAVGSRHDLPMINIFTIDAKINDEAPEAYRGLDRFEARERVIQDLDAQGLMERIDDHKLMVPRGDRSGAVIEPFLTDQWYVKAGPLAEPAIQAVEEGRIRFVPENWNKTYFEWMRNIEDWCISRQIWWGHRIPAWYDDAGKIYVARSEEEVRSKYGLDASVNLTRDPDVLDTWFSSALWPFSTLGWPEQTPELKTFYPTSVLVTGFDIIFFWVARMIMMGLKFMDDVPFKEVYVTGLIRDAEGQKMSKSKGNVLDPIDLIDGITLDELLAKRTQGLMQPQMEKRIAKATKKQFPDGIPAFGTDALRFTLAALASSGRDIKFDLGRIEGYRNFCNKLWNAARYVLMNTQGEDTGVNGGEVEFSLADRWITSRLQVTITEVHRHLAEYRFDLAARALYEFTWHDYCDWYLELCKPVLTGEDSSEAARRGTRKTLVQVLETLLRLMHPIMPFITEAIWRQVAPLAGREGDTIMHQPYPQVDESARDAQADKEIEWVKNFILGMRRIRAEMDISPGKPLPVLLHNWQPEDQTRFQSSRAFIEFLGKPESVQWLHGEEPPESAMALVGEMHLLIPLAGLIDKEAEIARLEKEVAKVQKNLTQCRGRLENPSFVDRAPAEVVEKERTRVAEMGASLRELEGQLDKIRRL, encoded by the coding sequence ATGGACAAGACCTACGACCCCCGCGCCATCGAACAAACCGTCTACCAGGAATGGGAAACCCATGGCTGGTTCGCCGCCCGTGGCGAGGGGGACCCCTACTGCATCATGCTGCCGCCCCCCAACGTGACCGGCACCCTGCACATGGGGCACGCCTTCCAGGACACCCTGATGGATACCCTCATCCGCTACCACCGGATGTGCGGCGACAACACCCTCTGGCAGGGGGGCACCGACCACGCCGGCATCGCCACCCAGATGGTGGTGGAGCGCCAGCTGGCCCGTGAGGGGCAGTCCCGTCACGACCTGGGCCGCGACGCCTTCCTGGACAAGGTCTGGCAATGGCGCGAGCACTCCGGCCACCAGATCCAGCAACAGATGCGGCGCCTGGGCACCTCCATCGACTGGAGCCGGGAACGCTTCACCATGGACGATGGCCTGTCGGAGGCCGTGGGCGAGGTGTTCGTGCGCCTGTATGACGAAGGCCTCATCTACCGGGGCAAGCGCCTGGTGAACTGGGACCCGGTGCTGCACACCGCCGTCTCGGACCTGGAAGTGCTCTCCGAAGAGGAACAGGGCAAGCTCTGGCACATGCGCTACCCCCTGGCCGATGGTTCCGGTCACCTGGTGGTGGCCACCACCCGCCCCGAGACCATGCTGGGCGACACCGCCGTGGCGGTGAACCCGGATGACGAGCGCTACCAGCACCTCATCGGCAAGGAGGTGGAACTGCCGCTGACGGGCCGGCGCATCCCGGTGATCGCCGATGACTACGTGGACCCGGAGTTTGGCTCCGGCTGCGTGAAGATCACCCCCGCCCACGACTTCAACGACTACGCCGTGGGCAGCCGGCACGACCTGCCCATGATCAACATCTTCACCATCGACGCGAAGATCAACGACGAGGCCCCCGAGGCCTACCGGGGCCTGGACCGCTTCGAGGCCCGCGAGCGTGTGATTCAGGACCTGGATGCCCAGGGCCTGATGGAACGCATCGACGATCACAAGCTGATGGTGCCCCGCGGGGATCGCAGCGGCGCCGTCATCGAGCCCTTCCTCACCGACCAGTGGTATGTGAAGGCCGGCCCCCTGGCCGAACCGGCCATCCAGGCGGTGGAAGAGGGCCGCATCCGCTTCGTGCCGGAAAACTGGAACAAGACCTACTTCGAATGGATGCGCAATATCGAGGACTGGTGCATCTCCCGGCAGATCTGGTGGGGACATCGCATCCCCGCCTGGTACGACGATGCCGGCAAGATCTACGTGGCCCGCAGCGAGGAAGAAGTGCGCAGCAAGTACGGCCTGGATGCAAGCGTCAACCTGACCCGCGATCCCGACGTGCTGGACACCTGGTTCAGTTCCGCCCTGTGGCCCTTCTCCACCCTGGGCTGGCCGGAGCAGACCCCGGAACTCAAGACCTTCTACCCCACCTCGGTACTGGTCACCGGTTTTGACATCATCTTCTTCTGGGTGGCCCGCATGATCATGATGGGCCTCAAGTTCATGGACGACGTGCCCTTCAAGGAGGTGTACGTCACCGGCCTGATCCGGGATGCCGAGGGCCAGAAGATGTCCAAGTCCAAGGGCAACGTGCTCGACCCCATCGACCTCATCGACGGCATCACCCTGGATGAACTGCTGGCCAAGCGTACCCAGGGCCTGATGCAGCCGCAGATGGAAAAGCGCATCGCCAAGGCCACCAAGAAGCAGTTCCCCGATGGCATCCCCGCCTTTGGGACGGACGCCCTGCGCTTCACCCTGGCGGCCCTGGCCTCCAGTGGCCGTGACATCAAGTTCGACCTGGGCCGTATCGAGGGCTACCGCAACTTCTGCAACAAGCTGTGGAACGCGGCCCGCTATGTGCTCATGAACACCCAGGGTGAGGACACCGGCGTGAACGGCGGTGAGGTGGAGTTCTCCCTGGCCGATCGCTGGATCACCTCCCGCCTGCAGGTGACCATCACCGAGGTGCACCGCCACCTGGCCGAGTACCGTTTCGACCTGGCTGCCCGCGCCCTGTATGAGTTCACCTGGCACGACTACTGCGACTGGTACCTGGAGCTGTGCAAGCCGGTGCTCACCGGCGAGGACAGCAGCGAGGCCGCCCGCCGTGGCACCCGCAAGACCCTGGTTCAGGTGCTGGAGACCCTGCTGCGGCTGATGCATCCCATCATGCCCTTCATCACCGAGGCCATCTGGCGTCAGGTGGCCCCGCTGGCGGGCCGCGAGGGCGACACCATCATGCACCAGCCCTACCCCCAGGTGGACGAGAGCGCACGGGATGCCCAGGCAGACAAGGAAATCGAATGGGTGAAGAACTTCATCCTGGGCATGCGCCGCATCCGCGCCGAGATGGACATCAGCCCCGGCAAGCCCCTGCCCGTGCTGCTGCACAACTGGCAGCCGGAGGATCAGACCCGCTTCCAGTCCAGCCGCGCCTTCATCGAATTCCTGGGCAAGCCCGAGTCCGTGCAGTGGCTGCACGGCGAGGAGCCCCCGGAGTCTGCCATGGCCCTGGTGGGCGAGATGCACCTGCTCATCCCCCTGGCCGGCCTGATCGACAAGGAGGCGGAGATCGCCCGCCTGGAAAAGGAAGTGGCCAAGGTGCAGAAGAACCTCACCCAATGCCGGGGTCGACTGGAAAACCCCAGCTTCGTGGACCGCGCCCCCGCCGAGGTGGTGGAGAAGGAACGCACCCGGGTGGCAGAGATGGGCGCCAGCCTGCGGGAACTGGAAGGTCAGCTGGATAAGATCCGGCGGTTGTGA